A portion of the Methanosphaera cuniculi genome contains these proteins:
- a CDS encoding exodeoxyribonuclease VII large subunit, translating to MQDQKIFKIATITTIIGIIGLILTSGMVMPNELKIKQIDNSHIDEQVQITGHIISITKTKTKTTILKIADNTSTINVVIFNDANIKNLNQNTKVTITGKVAQYKGQPEIILEDMTNIKINS from the coding sequence ATGCAAGATCAGAAAATATTTAAAATAGCAACAATAACAACAATAATTGGAATAATAGGACTAATACTAACATCTGGTATGGTAATGCCAAATGAACTTAAAATAAAACAAATAGATAACTCACACATAGATGAACAAGTACAAATAACAGGACACATAATATCAATCACAAAAACAAAAACAAAAACAACAATACTAAAAATAGCAGATAATACATCAACAATAAATGTAGTAATATTCAATGATGCTAACATTAAAAACCTAAATCAAAATACAAAAGTAACAATAACAGGCAAAGTAGCACAATATAAAGGACAACCTGAAATAATCCTAGAAGATATGACAAATATCAAGATAAACTCATAA
- a CDS encoding AMP-binding protein codes for MTTLIDKYVNQKEFDSYEDFYENLEIEVPENFNFAYDIVDEYAKIDPDKIALKWCDENEEKTFTFADMKRLSDKAANFFTSLGIKKGDRVLLALKSQYDFWYSIVALHKIKAIAIPATHMLKHEDIKYRIEHAKINTVITIRDEGVPERYDEVEEQLDSIKLNKITAGNTKKEGWYDLRSEVEKASEDFTRPVYDDDSVDDISVLFFSSGSTGQPKMIKHSFGYPLAHIVTSNYWHQVVEDGLHYTIADTGWGKALWGEIYGSWICGSGIYIYNYDRFHPYDVLSRALKHKITTLCCPPTMYRLFIKDGGLEELDYSSLQHVTTAGEPLNDEVYYKFKDLTGLEIRESFGQTETVATIANFPWIDLKLGSMGKPAPLFNIKIINKDGKEADIGEEGEIVIDISNGYPLGLFKGYYNNPIKTQEAINEGIYHTGDLAWIDEDGYYWYKGRIDDVIKSSGYKIGPFEVESALLSHDAVVDCAVTGIPDPVRRQIVKATIVLNKEYTPSDELTRDIQNHVKNVTAPYKYPRAIEYVDELPKTISGKIMRKKIRLDDEKKIQEESQKDE; via the coding sequence ATGACAACATTAATAGATAAATACGTAAATCAAAAAGAATTTGACTCATATGAAGACTTCTATGAAAACCTAGAAATAGAAGTTCCAGAAAACTTCAACTTTGCATATGACATAGTAGATGAATATGCAAAAATAGATCCGGATAAAATAGCACTCAAATGGTGTGATGAAAACGAAGAAAAAACATTTACATTTGCTGATATGAAAAGATTAAGTGATAAAGCAGCAAACTTCTTCACATCACTAGGAATTAAAAAAGGAGACCGAGTACTACTAGCACTAAAAAGTCAGTATGACTTTTGGTATTCAATTGTAGCATTACATAAAATTAAAGCAATAGCAATACCAGCAACACACATGCTAAAACATGAAGATATCAAATACAGAATAGAACATGCTAAAATTAACACAGTAATTACAATACGAGATGAAGGAGTACCAGAACGATATGATGAAGTAGAAGAACAACTAGATTCCATAAAACTTAACAAAATAACAGCAGGAAACACAAAAAAAGAAGGATGGTATGATTTAAGAAGTGAAGTTGAAAAAGCATCTGAAGACTTCACAAGACCTGTATATGATGATGATAGTGTAGATGATATATCAGTACTCTTCTTCTCATCAGGATCAACAGGACAACCAAAAATGATAAAACACAGCTTCGGCTATCCACTAGCACACATTGTAACATCAAACTACTGGCATCAAGTAGTAGAAGATGGACTTCATTATACAATAGCAGATACAGGATGGGGAAAAGCATTATGGGGTGAAATATATGGATCATGGATTTGTGGATCAGGAATATACATATACAACTATGATCGTTTCCACCCATATGATGTACTATCTCGAGCACTTAAACATAAAATAACAACACTATGTTGTCCACCAACAATGTATCGTTTATTCATCAAAGATGGAGGACTAGAAGAGTTAGATTACTCATCATTACAACATGTAACAACAGCAGGAGAACCATTAAATGATGAAGTATACTATAAATTTAAAGACTTAACAGGACTAGAAATACGAGAATCATTTGGACAAACAGAAACTGTAGCAACCATAGCAAACTTCCCATGGATAGATCTTAAACTTGGATCAATGGGAAAACCAGCACCACTATTTAACATAAAAATCATAAACAAAGATGGAAAAGAAGCTGATATTGGAGAAGAAGGTGAAATTGTAATAGATATATCTAATGGATATCCACTAGGACTCTTTAAAGGATACTATAATAATCCAATTAAAACACAAGAAGCAATTAATGAAGGAATCTATCATACAGGAGATTTAGCATGGATTGATGAAGATGGATATTACTGGTATAAAGGACGAATAGATGATGTAATTAAAAGTTCAGGATATAAAATAGGACCATTTGAAGTAGAAAGTGCTCTACTATCACATGATGCAGTAGTTGATTGTGCAGTAACAGGAATTCCAGATCCTGTACGTAGACAAATTGTAAAAGCAACTATAGTACTAAATAAAGAATACACACCATCAGATGAACTAACACGTGATATACAAAATCATGTAAAAAATGTAACAGCTCCATATAAATATCCAAGAGCAATAGAATATGTAGATGAACTTCCAAAAACTATCAGTGGAAAAATAATGAGAAAAAAAATCAGATTAGATGATGAGAAAAAAATACAAGAAGAATCACAAAAAGATGAATAA